GAGGCAGATGGCGGTGGAGGTCACCGCGGAGGCGACCACGGTGGCGCCGAATCCGGCGGTGAAGGCGGCCGCCCTGCGGCGCCAGCCCGAGGGGGTTTCCCCGCCGACGAGCCGGTAGAGGGCGTACCCGACGAGGGCGCCGGTCACGCCCATGGCCAGGGTGTTGAGCCCCAGCGCCGTGACGCCGCCGTCGGCGAAGAGGAGGCACTGGAC
The DNA window shown above is from bacterium and carries:
- a CDS encoding energy-coupling factor ABC transporter permease, which codes for VQCLLFADGGVTALGLNTLAMGVTGALVGYALYRLVGGETPSGWRRRAAAFTAGFGATVVASAVTSTAICLSTPYPPATVFGLMVGFHALVGVGEGVITALVVEVLHGAGVLERRPEGEVAR